The DNA segment TGTGTTAAAGCCACAGCAATGGCGTCAGTTATATCAAGCGGTTTTATCTCTTTTGTGATGCCTAAAATTTTCTTTACCATAAATGCCACCTGCTCCTTTTGTGCCTTTGCCTTGCCTGTTACGGCTTTTTTTACTTGAAGTGGAGTGTATTCGGCAAAATCGCCGTGAAGTTGTAAAATTTTAAGACTTAAAGCACCACGAAATTGAGCAAGTTTTAAAACAGTTTTAGGGTTGTAAGCAAAAAATATATCCTCAATCGCAACCTCATCAAAGCTATGATTTTTAAAAATCACATCAAGTCCCTCACAAAGCTCAGTGATTTGATACTGCAAACGATCCTGCTTTATCTTTATAAGTCCAGCCTCAATAAGTGTCGTTTTTCTAAGGCTTTTCTCAACTATCGCATAGCCACAATTTCGCGATCCTGGGT comes from the Campylobacter mucosalis genome and includes:
- the ruvC gene encoding crossover junction endodeoxyribonuclease RuvC, whose translation is MKILGIDPGSRNCGYAIVEKSLRKTTLIEAGLIKIKQDRLQYQITELCEGLDVIFKNHSFDEVAIEDIFFAYNPKTVLKLAQFRGALSLKILQLHGDFAEYTPLQVKKAVTGKAKAQKEQVAFMVKKILGITKEIKPLDITDAIAVALTHANKIKN